The bacterium genome has a segment encoding these proteins:
- the lipA gene encoding lipoyl synthase, whose amino-acid sequence MSSTKELRRPHWLKVDLAGKGSFYQVKELVAGHQLHTVCQSARCPNIGECWGRKTATFMILGDICSRNCGFCAVLHGRLQPPDPDEPARVAAAVQELGLRYAVVTSVTRDDLPDGGAAHFAATISAIRARSPRCQVEVLIPDLGGSISALAAILAAQPDVLSHNLETVQALYPRVRPQADYRRSLTLLAAARKAGSLTKSGLMLGLGETRAQLQAALADLRAVDCQLLTLGQYLPPSRHHLPVDRFIEPGEFAEWQETAIRMGFIHVESAPLVRSSYRADRQSTHA is encoded by the coding sequence ATGTCATCAACGAAAGAACTCCGCAGGCCTCACTGGCTCAAGGTAGACCTCGCCGGCAAGGGCTCGTTTTATCAGGTCAAGGAACTGGTCGCCGGCCACCAGCTACATACCGTCTGCCAGAGCGCCCGCTGCCCTAACATCGGCGAATGCTGGGGACGAAAGACCGCGACCTTTATGATCCTCGGCGATATCTGTTCGCGCAACTGCGGCTTTTGCGCGGTTCTCCACGGCCGGCTGCAGCCCCCGGATCCCGATGAGCCGGCTCGCGTCGCTGCGGCGGTCCAGGAACTGGGATTGCGCTATGCCGTGGTCACCTCGGTCACCCGCGATGACCTTCCGGATGGAGGCGCAGCCCATTTTGCCGCGACCATCTCCGCCATCCGCGCCCGTTCACCGCGGTGCCAGGTCGAGGTCCTAATCCCCGACCTCGGCGGCTCCATCTCAGCCCTGGCCGCGATTCTGGCCGCCCAACCCGACGTCCTCAGTCATAACCTCGAAACCGTTCAGGCGCTCTACCCGCGCGTCCGGCCGCAAGCCGACTATCGGCGCTCCCTGACGTTGCTCGCTGCGGCACGAAAGGCGGGGAGTCTCACCAAATCGGGACTGATGCTGGGCCTTGGCGAAACCCGCGCCCAACTCCAGGCCGCCCTCGCCGACCTCCGCGCCGTCGACTGCCAGCTTCTCACGCTCGGGCAGTATCTGCCGCCCTCCCGTCACCATTTGCCGGTCGATCGCTTCATAGAACCCGGTGAGTTTGCGGAGTGGCAAGAGACGGCAATCAGGATGGGCTTTATACATGTTGAATCGGCACCGCTGGTCCGCAGTTCCTATCGTGCAGACAGGCAATCAACCCACGCTTAA
- the def gene encoding peptide deformylase, with protein sequence MAVLPVIKYGHPTLRTTARRIQPGELSETFIADMIETMEALDGVGLAATQVNVDKQLLVAKDIDHKKLYVLANPEVIAYSEKMEKDIEGCLSLPGLQGQVPRYIRIIVKAETPEGHTVEIEARGHFARVLQHEIDHLHGILYIDRTLPGSLEWIVDTGSESYSTTAATLEEIQQTYRKRYHEGASKLQFAALRA encoded by the coding sequence ATGGCGGTTTTACCGGTAATTAAATATGGCCACCCGACCCTGCGCACGACGGCCAGACGCATCCAGCCCGGCGAGCTCAGTGAAACCTTTATCGCCGATATGATCGAGACCATGGAGGCGCTCGACGGTGTCGGCCTTGCAGCCACTCAGGTCAATGTCGACAAGCAACTGCTGGTCGCAAAGGATATAGACCATAAAAAACTATACGTGCTGGCCAATCCGGAGGTCATCGCTTACAGCGAAAAGATGGAGAAGGATATCGAGGGCTGCCTCAGTCTCCCCGGTCTGCAGGGACAAGTTCCCCGCTATATCCGGATCATCGTCAAGGCCGAAACCCCTGAAGGTCATACGGTTGAAATCGAGGCGCGGGGTCATTTTGCCCGCGTGCTGCAGCATGAAATCGATCACCTCCACGGCATCCTCTATATTGACCGGACGCTGCCCGGTTCCCTGGAGTGGATAGTCGACACCGGAAGCGAAAGTTACAGCACCACCGCGGCCACCCTCGAGGAGATCCAGCAGACCTATCGCAAGCGGTATCACGAAGGGGCCAGCAAACTGCAATTTGCAGCCCTGAGGGCCTGA